A single genomic interval of Gemmatimonadota bacterium harbors:
- a CDS encoding VOC family protein: MTAPSSRGRFVWHQLNTPNAEAAKTFYAAVCEWDSESWQPDPSQPAYHMWKGSGAAHSGVMQMPPGSKDPAHWLGYISTPDVDATVATAKAHGGSLLFGPMDIPVVGRFAVMADPDGAMFAPFTPSQEMPAQAPGVGDFAWFELGTRDINKALAFYGELFGWTKGDSMDMGPNGIYQFFNRDGEMMGGMYQVSDSGPIAMPPSWTHYVTVTDLGAAVARVKAHGGNVFVETDIPGGRIAMCTDPQGAMFALHWAAAA; encoded by the coding sequence ATGACTGCCCCCTCCTCGCGCGGCCGCTTTGTCTGGCACCAGCTCAATACCCCCAACGCCGAAGCGGCGAAGACGTTCTATGCGGCCGTGTGCGAGTGGGACAGTGAGAGCTGGCAGCCCGACCCCTCCCAACCGGCGTACCACATGTGGAAGGGGAGTGGGGCCGCCCACAGCGGGGTGATGCAGATGCCCCCGGGCAGCAAAGATCCGGCCCACTGGCTCGGCTACATCTCGACCCCCGATGTCGACGCGACGGTTGCCACGGCGAAGGCACACGGCGGTTCGTTGCTCTTCGGCCCGATGGACATTCCCGTGGTGGGCCGGTTTGCCGTGATGGCCGATCCCGATGGCGCGATGTTCGCCCCGTTCACGCCTAGCCAGGAAATGCCTGCCCAGGCGCCCGGCGTCGGTGACTTCGCGTGGTTCGAGCTGGGGACCCGCGATATCAACAAGGCGCTGGCGTTTTATGGCGAGCTCTTTGGGTGGACGAAAGGTGACTCGATGGACATGGGGCCGAATGGCATCTACCAGTTCTTCAATCGCGACGGCGAGATGATGGGCGGGATGTACCAGGTGAGCGACTCGGGACCGATTGCCATGCCGCCGTCGTGGACGCACTACGTCACCGTGACCGATCTCGGGGCAGCCGTCGCGCGGGTGAAGGCGCACGGCGGCAACGTGTTCGTCGAGACCGATATCCCCGGCGGACGCATCGCGATGTGCACCGATCCGCAGGGTGCGATGTTCGCGCTGCACTGGGCCGCGGCGGCGTAG
- a CDS encoding cyanophycinase, which translates to MLSFARARILLAVAAWLPLQALAQGTLFVVGGGPQPDALVREFVELAGGRGRARIVVMAMASADGEKSGEDKARQLRGLGATATNLWINRRQADSDSVARLLDGATGIWFGGGLQTRLADVIVGTRVGAAIRARYAAGAVIGGTSAGAAVMSTPMITGDERRRGGDRYPDDSSAIFITIDRQNVETATGLDLLTQVVIDQHFVRRKRHNRLLSLVLEGPVRLGAGIDESTALVIEPSGGWRVSGASTVVIYDARQATAGPATSPLGGSGIMTHVLPAGSRFDPTSGRATLPR; encoded by the coding sequence ATGTTGTCTTTCGCTAGGGCACGGATCCTCCTTGCCGTCGCCGCGTGGCTTCCGCTGCAGGCGCTCGCACAAGGCACGCTGTTCGTCGTTGGCGGTGGGCCGCAACCGGACGCCCTCGTGCGGGAGTTTGTTGAGCTGGCCGGCGGCCGTGGGCGGGCCCGCATCGTGGTGATGGCGATGGCCAGCGCCGACGGCGAGAAGAGTGGCGAAGACAAGGCCAGGCAGCTGCGCGGGCTTGGCGCGACGGCCACCAACCTGTGGATCAACCGTCGGCAGGCCGACAGCGATTCGGTGGCCCGCCTGCTCGACGGGGCGACGGGGATCTGGTTTGGCGGTGGACTGCAGACCCGTCTGGCCGATGTCATTGTGGGGACACGAGTCGGCGCCGCCATCCGGGCCCGCTACGCGGCTGGTGCCGTGATTGGCGGGACGTCGGCCGGCGCCGCCGTCATGTCCACCCCGATGATCACTGGGGATGAGCGCCGGCGGGGCGGCGACCGGTACCCGGATGATTCCTCGGCCATCTTCATCACGATCGATCGCCAGAACGTCGAGACGGCCACCGGCCTCGACCTGTTGACCCAGGTGGTCATCGACCAGCACTTCGTGCGCCGCAAGCGGCATAACCGCCTGCTCTCCCTCGTCCTCGAGGGACCGGTCCGACTCGGTGCAGGCATCGACGAGTCGACCGCGCTGGTGATCGAGCCCTCGGGCGGTTGGCGGGTGAGCGGGGCAAGCACCGTCGTGATCTATGATGCGCGCCAGGCCACCGCCGGGCCCGCCACCTCACCGTTAGGCGGCAGCGGGATCATGACCCACGTGTTGCCGGCCGGATCGCGCTTTGATCCTACGAGCGGCCGGGCCACCCTGCCCCGCTGA
- a CDS encoding DUF1572 family protein: MRTTIASLEAEYLRYKGLAEATFAQLDEAQLGMRAGETSNSIATIVWHMAGNLTSRFTDFLTTDGEKPWRQREEEFTDRDVSRDVLLEKWNAGWQVLFDTLGTLVDDDLSRTVVIRGQELPVVEALHRSLAHAASHVGQIQFWGKVMKGTTWNYLSIPPGGTAAYNANPTHEKPPTSRA, from the coding sequence ATGCGGACCACCATCGCCTCCCTCGAAGCCGAGTACCTGCGCTACAAGGGGCTTGCAGAAGCCACCTTCGCCCAGCTTGATGAAGCCCAGCTCGGGATGCGCGCCGGGGAAACCTCCAACTCGATCGCCACGATCGTCTGGCACATGGCGGGCAACCTCACGTCCCGCTTCACCGACTTTCTCACGACCGACGGCGAAAAGCCGTGGCGGCAGCGCGAGGAGGAGTTCACCGACCGCGACGTGTCGCGGGACGTTCTCCTCGAGAAGTGGAACGCGGGATGGCAGGTGTTGTTCGACACCCTGGGCACCCTGGTCGACGACGACCTCTCCCGCACGGTGGTGATCCGCGGACAGGAGCTGCCCGTCGTTGAGGCCCTGCACCGCTCCCTCGCCCACGCCGCGTCCCACGTGGGGCAGATCCAGTTCTGGGGGAAGGTGATGAAGGGAACGACCTGGAACTACCTGTCCATTCCACCTGGCGGTACGGCGGCGTACAACGCCAACCCGACGCACGAGAAGCCGCCCACGTCGCGCGCGTAG
- a CDS encoding UDP-N-acetylglucosamine 2-epimerase yields the protein MHRRENLGEPLANVCAALAELVTMHGDLHVVFPVHLNPRVRDVVREELEGIPRIDLVDPLQYGDMVELLRRAQFTLTDSGTVVEENVAIAHPSSCCASTDRPEAVDAGFARVIGTETLRVVEAATRLLDDDRELARMRDGEQPFGDGFAAMRIVQALMSRMPRHAGGVPVAEGPAILPPRRAVER from the coding sequence ATGCATCGTCGCGAGAACCTCGGCGAGCCGCTGGCCAATGTGTGCGCGGCACTCGCTGAGCTGGTGACGATGCATGGGGACCTGCACGTGGTCTTTCCCGTCCACCTCAATCCCCGCGTGCGGGACGTGGTGCGCGAGGAGCTGGAGGGGATTCCCCGCATCGACCTGGTGGACCCCCTGCAGTACGGGGACATGGTCGAGTTGCTGCGCCGCGCCCAGTTCACCCTCACCGATTCCGGGACGGTCGTTGAGGAGAATGTGGCGATCGCCCATCCGTCCTCGTGCTGCGCAAGCACCGACCGCCCCGAGGCCGTGGACGCCGGGTTCGCCCGCGTCATTGGCACCGAGACGTTGCGGGTCGTCGAGGCGGCGACGCGACTGCTGGATGACGATCGCGAACTCGCGCGCATGCGCGACGGCGAGCAACCCTTTGGTGATGGCTTCGCGGCGATGCGCATCGTGCAGGCCCTGATGAGCCGCATGCCGCGCCATGCGGGCGGCGTTCCCGTGGCTGAAGGCCCAGCCATTCTCCCGCCGCGCCGCGCCGTCGAGCGATAG
- a CDS encoding DUF433 domain-containing protein, with amino-acid sequence MDYRGRITVEPGKRSGKPCIRGLRITVYDVLDYLAGGMTEDEILADFPDLEREDIRAVLAFAADRERRLVSGQAA; translated from the coding sequence ATGGACTATCGCGGCCGGATCACCGTCGAACCGGGGAAGCGGAGTGGCAAGCCCTGCATCCGCGGCCTTCGAATCACCGTGTACGACGTCCTCGACTATCTAGCCGGGGGCATGACAGAGGACGAAATCCTCGCCGACTTCCCGGACCTGGAACGAGAGGATATTCGCGCGGTGCTTGCCTTCGCGGCGGATCGGGAGCGCCGACTGGTATCGGGTCAGGCAGCCTAG
- a CDS encoding lasso RiPP family leader peptide-containing protein, which translates to MYETPKLEKFGSFRELTLNRYPSTNTKRVIGDDLIPGIGMDCDGNAPVGDPTACIRS; encoded by the coding sequence ATGTACGAAACCCCGAAGCTTGAGAAGTTCGGCAGCTTTCGCGAGCTGACCCTGAACCGTTATCCGTCCACCAACACCAAGCGCGTCATTGGCGATGACCTGATCCCCGGCATCGGCATGGACTGCGACGGCAACGCTCCGGTCGGCGACCCGACCGCCTGCATCCGCTCGTAA
- a CDS encoding cyclase family protein encodes MRTLLTLLCVPCLLTAQAVDLTRYRVVDLTHAFNKKTLYWPTATTGFSLDQLAYGPTPGGWFYSSYAYAAPEHGGTHLDAPIHFAKDGLTADRIPVDQFIGPAVVLDVSAQAARSADYRLTRADVLAWEKAHGTIPRGAIVILRTGWSMRWPDAKAYLGDNTPGDASRLHFPSFGEEAARLLVTDRKVKALGADVASIDYGASKDFIVHQVAARAGVLGLENLANVGVLPPKGATIIALPMKIEGGSGGPLRAVALVPR; translated from the coding sequence ATGCGCACACTGCTGACCTTGCTCTGCGTGCCTTGCCTCCTCACGGCACAGGCGGTTGATCTCACGCGATATCGCGTCGTTGACCTCACGCATGCGTTCAACAAGAAGACGTTGTATTGGCCCACGGCTACCACGGGGTTCTCGCTGGACCAGCTGGCGTATGGTCCCACGCCGGGCGGCTGGTTCTACAGTTCGTATGCCTATGCGGCGCCCGAGCATGGCGGGACGCACCTGGACGCTCCCATTCACTTCGCGAAGGATGGCCTCACGGCCGACCGGATCCCGGTCGACCAGTTCATTGGGCCGGCGGTCGTACTGGACGTGAGTGCACAAGCCGCGCGCAGTGCCGACTATCGCCTCACGCGTGCTGATGTGCTGGCGTGGGAGAAGGCGCACGGCACCATCCCACGCGGGGCGATCGTCATCCTGCGCACGGGATGGTCCATGCGGTGGCCCGATGCCAAGGCATACCTGGGCGACAACACCCCCGGTGATGCGTCGCGATTGCACTTCCCGAGCTTTGGGGAAGAGGCGGCGCGATTGCTGGTGACGGATCGCAAGGTGAAGGCGTTAGGCGCGGATGTCGCCTCCATCGACTACGGCGCATCCAAGGACTTCATCGTGCACCAGGTCGCGGCGCGGGCCGGCGTCCTCGGCCTCGAGAACCTTGCGAATGTGGGGGTCCTCCCGCCCAAGGGCGCGACGATCATTGCGCTGCCGATGAAGATCGAGGGAGGGTCCGGGGGGCCGCTCCGCGCGGTTGCCCTCGTGCCCCGCTAG
- a CDS encoding DUF2283 domain-containing protein, protein MKLNYHSDTDSLYIDLSERTSVESREVSEGIVLDYDEAGNLVGIDIDNASHKVALQRLVVSRLPGELERIAG, encoded by the coding sequence GTGAAGCTCAACTACCATTCGGACACCGACTCGCTGTACATCGACCTTTCGGAACGCACGAGCGTCGAAAGCCGCGAGGTCTCAGAAGGCATCGTCCTCGACTACGACGAAGCGGGCAACCTGGTGGGGATCGACATCGACAATGCGAGTCACAAGGTTGCGCTCCAACGCCTCGTGGTGAGCCGCCTGCCGGGCGAACTCGAGCGCATTGCGGGCTGA
- a CDS encoding DinB family protein, giving the protein MRPTRFTLLALFAAAACTPAEKPADTATTAPAATLMADLMKDVGEVEQKLVDLAKAIPANKYSYRPSAGVRSVGEVVMHVASDNYFIPAAAGTPAPAATGIVPDNYESVVAYEKRAVSPDSAVKEMQASFAFMKQAMQAATPEAMSAKKSMFGAEYTGQQVWIMATTHLHEHLGQMIAYARANNITPPWSK; this is encoded by the coding sequence ATGCGACCCACGCGTTTCACCCTCCTCGCCCTGTTCGCCGCCGCCGCCTGCACACCGGCCGAAAAGCCGGCGGACACCGCGACGACCGCTCCAGCCGCCACCCTGATGGCCGACCTCATGAAGGACGTCGGCGAGGTGGAGCAGAAGCTGGTTGACCTGGCCAAGGCCATCCCGGCTAACAAGTACAGCTACCGCCCCTCGGCTGGCGTGCGCTCGGTGGGAGAAGTGGTGATGCACGTCGCGAGCGACAACTACTTCATCCCGGCTGCGGCGGGAACGCCGGCGCCGGCGGCCACGGGAATCGTCCCCGACAACTACGAGTCGGTGGTCGCCTACGAAAAGCGCGCCGTCTCGCCGGACTCCGCGGTGAAGGAGATGCAGGCGTCGTTTGCCTTCATGAAGCAGGCGATGCAGGCGGCCACGCCGGAGGCGATGTCCGCGAAGAAGAGCATGTTCGGCGCCGAATACACGGGGCAGCAGGTATGGATCATGGCAACCACGCACCTGCATGAGCACCTGGGGCAGATGATTGCCTACGCGCGCGCGAACAACATCACCCCGCCGTGGAGCAAGTAG
- a CDS encoding aldo/keto reductase, which translates to MDDRAVKPATALIKGGWQLAGGHGPVDRAAALADMRAFVDAGVTAFDCADIYTGVEALIGEFLRTVPPGTVRIHTKCVPDLDQLDTLDIETMARTIQRSRERLGVAAIDLVQFHWWDYTRGDYVAAAQALADLRPRGLFARLGLTNFGVLQLKALLAAGVPIATHQVQYSLLDRRPAATMTALCQVHGIGLLCYGALAGGFFHERWLGAPEPAEPMENRSLVKYKLIIDEVGGWTRFQTLLQKLDAVARSHGVSIGAVAIRWVLEQPGVQAVIVGARHAGHLAATLAALSLAFTDRDRAEIDTCLAELTVPPGDVYELERDRSGRHGRIMRYNLSTS; encoded by the coding sequence GTGGATGACCGTGCCGTAAAGCCTGCCACCGCCCTCATCAAGGGTGGGTGGCAGCTGGCCGGCGGGCACGGCCCCGTGGATCGCGCCGCGGCCCTCGCGGACATGCGCGCCTTTGTCGACGCCGGCGTGACCGCATTCGACTGCGCCGACATCTATACGGGGGTCGAGGCGCTGATCGGCGAGTTTCTCCGCACGGTGCCGCCGGGAACCGTCCGGATCCATACCAAGTGCGTGCCGGACCTGGACCAGCTCGATACGCTGGACATCGAGACCATGGCGCGCACGATCCAGCGCTCGCGCGAGCGCCTGGGGGTCGCAGCGATCGACCTTGTGCAGTTTCACTGGTGGGACTACACACGCGGAGATTATGTCGCCGCGGCGCAGGCGCTGGCCGACCTGCGCCCACGTGGGCTGTTCGCCCGACTCGGCCTGACCAACTTCGGCGTGCTACAGCTCAAGGCACTGCTCGCCGCCGGCGTGCCGATCGCCACCCACCAGGTGCAGTACTCGCTGCTCGACCGGCGACCGGCGGCGACGATGACGGCGCTGTGCCAGGTCCACGGGATCGGCCTGCTGTGTTATGGCGCGCTCGCCGGTGGCTTTTTCCATGAGCGATGGCTGGGCGCACCGGAGCCCGCCGAACCCATGGAGAATCGGTCCCTGGTGAAGTACAAGCTCATCATCGATGAAGTCGGCGGATGGACGCGATTCCAGACCCTGCTCCAGAAGCTGGACGCGGTCGCGCGTTCACACGGTGTGAGCATCGGCGCAGTCGCCATTCGCTGGGTTCTTGAACAACCTGGGGTTCAGGCCGTGATCGTGGGTGCGCGCCACGCGGGCCACCTCGCCGCGACGCTGGCCGCGCTCTCGCTGGCGTTTACCGACCGCGACCGCGCAGAGATCGACACCTGTCTCGCCGAGCTGACGGTTCCGCCGGGGGACGTATACGAGCTCGAGCGTGACCGCAGCGGTCGCCACGGGCGCATCATGCGCTACAACCTGTCGACGAGCTGA
- a CDS encoding dipeptidase, whose product MHRLVVLAAFAPALLLAQDPHMAKARRVLATTPLVDGHNDLPWVIRNNKAAPKDVEAYDLTKRTTGHTDLARLRSGMVGGQFWSVYIPGEIKDSGFAKVQLEQIDIMRQVLRKYPQAMTPALTAADVRSAFAKKRIGSLLGMEGGHAIENSLGALRAYYDMGVRYMTLTHNVTLDWADAGNGEQKHGGLTKFGEEVVREMNRLGMLVDLAHTSPSTMSDALNVAEAPVIWSHACTRAITDVPRNVPDSILRRLPQNGGVLMVTFVPGFLSQKVADYSIVRRGKMIQLQSQYGADTAGLNRELREWERTNPPVRATIKDVADHIDHVRKIAGVNHVGIGSDFDGIDDVVEGLEDVSKYPALFAELSRRGWTEGDLRKLAGENVLRAMRQAELASARLRRMRGPSTRTIEQMDGRPRM is encoded by the coding sequence ATGCACCGACTCGTCGTCCTCGCCGCGTTCGCCCCCGCCCTCCTGCTCGCCCAGGACCCCCACATGGCCAAGGCGCGACGCGTGTTGGCCACCACGCCGCTCGTGGACGGGCACAACGACCTCCCCTGGGTCATTCGCAACAACAAGGCCGCCCCCAAGGACGTCGAGGCCTACGACCTCACCAAGCGCACCACGGGGCACACCGACCTCGCCCGACTGCGCAGTGGGATGGTTGGCGGCCAGTTCTGGTCGGTCTACATCCCCGGTGAGATTAAGGATTCCGGCTTCGCGAAGGTGCAGCTCGAGCAGATCGACATCATGCGACAGGTCCTGCGCAAGTACCCGCAGGCCATGACGCCGGCCCTCACCGCCGCCGACGTGCGATCGGCATTCGCGAAAAAGCGCATTGGCTCCTTGCTCGGCATGGAAGGCGGCCACGCCATCGAGAACTCACTCGGCGCCCTCCGCGCCTACTACGACATGGGGGTGCGCTACATGACCCTCACCCACAACGTCACCCTGGACTGGGCCGACGCCGGCAACGGCGAGCAGAAACACGGCGGGCTGACGAAGTTCGGTGAAGAGGTCGTGCGCGAGATGAACCGCCTGGGGATGCTCGTCGACCTCGCCCATACCTCGCCCTCGACGATGAGCGATGCGCTCAACGTGGCCGAAGCGCCCGTCATCTGGTCGCACGCCTGCACGCGCGCGATCACCGACGTCCCGCGCAATGTGCCGGACTCCATCCTGCGTCGACTCCCGCAGAACGGCGGCGTGTTGATGGTGACCTTCGTCCCGGGGTTCCTGTCGCAGAAGGTGGCGGACTACAGCATCGTGCGACGTGGCAAGATGATCCAGCTGCAGAGCCAATACGGCGCGGACACGGCCGGCCTCAACCGCGAGCTGCGGGAGTGGGAGCGCACGAACCCGCCCGTGCGGGCCACCATCAAGGACGTGGCCGACCACATCGACCACGTGCGCAAGATCGCCGGGGTGAATCACGTGGGGATCGGGTCCGACTTTGATGGGATCGACGATGTCGTCGAGGGCCTGGAAGACGTGTCGAAGTACCCGGCCCTGTTCGCTGAACTGTCGCGTCGCGGCTGGACCGAAGGCGACCTGCGCAAGCTCGCCGGAGAAAACGTGCTCCGCGCGATGCGCCAGGCCGAGCTGGCGAGCGCGCGACTGCGTCGTATGCGGGGGCCATCCACGCGAACGATTGAGCAGATGGATGGGCGGCCGCGGATGTAG
- a CDS encoding TIGR04076 family protein — protein sequence MTDATFTLYDLRVEVLATDRPMVCNHPAGTWFELHGENLRFPDGQSFPLYPLAALLPILPAKQRMTDPADWMTTDTDIACPDPYCGGRFRITRTGMRSFRHGDVTVVPMPPDAP from the coding sequence GTGACCGACGCGACTTTCACGCTCTACGACCTCCGGGTCGAGGTTCTTGCCACGGATCGCCCCATGGTCTGCAACCATCCGGCCGGCACCTGGTTCGAGCTGCACGGGGAGAACCTGCGCTTTCCCGACGGCCAGTCCTTTCCGCTGTACCCGCTGGCCGCGCTCCTCCCCATCCTGCCGGCCAAGCAGCGGATGACCGATCCCGCCGACTGGATGACCACCGACACGGACATCGCCTGCCCGGATCCCTATTGTGGCGGCCGCTTTCGCATCACCCGCACGGGGATGCGTAGTTTTCGCCATGGCGACGTCACCGTCGTCCCCATGCCCCCCGACGCCCCCTGA
- a CDS encoding UDP-N-acetylglucosamine 2-epimerase, which produces MLTQALESFEITPRWTWGSSHRVGCWRTSPHALQAMSAVFSERRPDVVVVQGDNSTVLAASLAAHYLGIPVAHVEAGVRSQHLRNPFPEELNRRMAAVIADLHFAPTAHAKENLRREEWRTGRSSSPGTRSSMRCGSRRAGSCSMSRASTSSPGTSGASLPSRCIVARTSASRWPMCARHSLSW; this is translated from the coding sequence ATGTTGACCCAGGCGCTGGAGTCGTTCGAGATCACCCCCAGGTGGACCTGGGGCTCGTCGCACCGCGTGGGCTGCTGGCGGACTTCACCGCACGCGCTTCAGGCGATGAGCGCGGTCTTCTCGGAACGACGTCCCGATGTGGTCGTGGTGCAGGGCGACAATTCGACCGTATTGGCCGCCTCGCTCGCGGCGCACTACCTCGGGATCCCCGTGGCCCACGTCGAGGCGGGGGTTCGCTCGCAGCACCTGCGCAACCCGTTTCCCGAAGAACTCAATCGGCGCATGGCCGCGGTGATCGCGGACCTGCATTTCGCTCCCACGGCCCACGCAAAGGAAAACCTGCGCCGCGAGGAGTGGCGGACGGGCAGATCATCGTCACCGGGAACACGATCATCGATGCGCTGCGGCTCACGCCGCGCCGGCAGCTGTTCGATGAGTCGCGCCTCAACCTCATCCCCTGGCACAAGCGGCGCGTCATTGCCGTCACGATGCATCGTCGCGAGAACCTCGGCGAGCCGCTGGCCAATGTGTGCGCGGCACTCGCTGAGCTGGTGA
- a CDS encoding beta-lactamase family protein produces the protein MQRIPAFLLILAGATAPATLGAQSCPPGAVLDSTGARLQGLVDSLARANPSISGISLAVIGRGGCMRFEGAAGVADRTTGARLTPAFTHRIASNTKTYVAAAAMRLVEDGRLSLDDRITQRLSTGHLAALRRDGYDVDRMTVRHLITHRAGIYDYAMDDRFIAATLARPTYRWTRSEQVDSAMAWGAPYGAPGQVYHYTDTGYLLLAEVIERITGQGLAPSLRSLLNFERLQLGATWLESLEPQPATAGPRAHQYIGPQDTYGFDASVDLYGGGGLVATPMDMARFTRALLTGHVFRSPATLTLMKTTMGSSGRAAGYAAGLSGVRVGTAEGWGHSGFWNTWSYHFPAQDVTLAASVTEQTDRTVSRALLEQAAHVVFR, from the coding sequence ATGCAACGCATCCCGGCCTTCCTCCTGATCCTGGCGGGCGCAACCGCGCCCGCCACCCTCGGCGCGCAGTCTTGCCCGCCGGGCGCCGTCCTCGACAGCACTGGCGCCCGGTTGCAGGGCCTGGTCGACTCCCTCGCCCGCGCCAACCCCTCCATCTCGGGCATCTCCCTCGCGGTCATCGGCCGCGGGGGATGTATGCGCTTTGAGGGGGCGGCCGGTGTCGCCGACCGGACCACGGGCGCACGGCTCACCCCGGCGTTTACCCATCGGATCGCCAGCAACACCAAGACGTATGTGGCCGCCGCGGCGATGCGGCTCGTTGAGGACGGGCGCCTGTCGCTCGACGACCGGATCACCCAGCGGCTCTCAACCGGGCACCTCGCCGCCCTGCGGCGCGACGGATACGACGTCGATCGCATGACCGTTCGGCACCTGATCACCCACCGGGCGGGGATCTACGACTACGCGATGGACGACCGCTTTATCGCAGCGACCCTCGCACGACCAACGTACCGATGGACCCGCAGCGAACAGGTGGACTCGGCGATGGCCTGGGGGGCCCCGTATGGCGCGCCGGGTCAGGTCTACCACTACACGGACACCGGCTACCTCCTGCTCGCCGAGGTGATCGAGCGGATCACCGGGCAGGGATTGGCGCCCTCGCTGCGCTCGCTGCTGAACTTCGAGCGCCTTCAGCTGGGGGCGACCTGGCTGGAGAGCCTGGAGCCGCAGCCCGCCACCGCCGGCCCGCGCGCCCACCAGTACATCGGCCCGCAGGACACCTATGGCTTTGACGCCAGTGTTGACCTGTACGGCGGCGGCGGGCTGGTTGCGACGCCGATGGATATGGCGCGGTTCACGCGGGCCCTGCTGACCGGGCACGTGTTTCGCTCCCCGGCCACGTTGACGCTGATGAAAACCACCATGGGGTCGTCGGGGCGCGCCGCGGGGTACGCGGCGGGGTTGTCCGGCGTGCGAGTGGGGACTGCGGAGGGATGGGGACACTCCGGCTTCTGGAACACCTGGTCGTACCACTTTCCGGCGCAGGATGTCACCCTGGCGGCGTCGGTCACCGAGCAAACGGACCGCACGGTGTCCCGGGCCCTTCTCGAGCAGGCGGCGCATGTTGTCTTTCGCTAG